Genomic window (Mesorhizobium sp. M4B.F.Ca.ET.058.02.1.1):
GGCGATGCGCGGCTGCTGGAAGTGCCGCCCGGGATTGCCGGCCTGCATATCGAACGTATTTCCTATCTTGCGAGCGGCAAGGTGATCGAATTCACCCGCTCGATTTACAGGGGCGACGCTTACGATTTCGTCGCCGAACTCCGGCTGACCGGGCCGGGAGAGGAGAGCCGGCCATGAGCGCGACCATCACCCATATGCGGCGCGAGATCGAAGAGATCCCGGAAGCAACCGCCCGCCTGCTCGACGGTTCGGCGGCGGTGCTGACCGAGGCCGGGCGCGGTATCCGCGAGCGCGATCCGAGTTTCGTCGTCACCGTCGCGCGCGGCTCATCCGACCATGCCGCCACCTTCATGAAATACGCCGTCGAGCTGACCGCCGGCCTTGCCGTCGCCTCGGTCGGCCCGTCCATCGCCTCGATCTATGGCGCCAGGCTGAGGCTCGCCGGCTCCGCCTGCCTGGCGATCTCGCAATCGGGCAAGAGTCCCGACATCGTCGCCATGGCGGAGACGGCCAGGGCCGGCGGCGCGCTCACCGTCGCCATCACCAACACCGCCGATTCGCCGCTGGCGCGCGCCTCGGACTTTGCCATCGACATCCTCGCCGGACCGGAGCGCAGCGTCGCCGCGACCAAGACCTTCGTCAATTCGGCCGTCGCTGGCCTGGCGCTGATGGCGCATTGCACCGGCGACGAGGCGCTGCTTGCGGCATTGGCGCACCTGCCCGAGCATTTCGAGAAGGCAATCGCCTGCGACTGGATGGCGCTGGCCGGCCCACTGGAGACGCCGCGGTCGCTGTTCATCCTCGGTCGCGGCCCGTCGGCGGCGATGGCCAACGAGGCGGCGCTGAAATTCAAGGAGACCTGCGGCATGCATGCCGAAGCCTACAGCGCGGCCGAGGTCATGCACGGACCGCTGGCGCTGGTCGGGCCGGGCTTTCCGGTGCTGGCGCTCGCCGCCCGCGACGCTTCCGAACCGTCGGTCGCCGAGGCGGCCGACAATCTGGCCGGCAAGGGCGCGGCCGTCTTCGTGACATCCGGCAAGGCGACCAAGGCACGGGCCCTGCCCTATGTGGCGACCGGCCATCCGCTGACCGATCCGCTGGCGTTGATCGTGTCGTTCTATGGCTTCGTCGAGGCCTTTGCCCGCCATCGCGGCCTCGACCCCGATACGCCGCGCAATTTGCGCAAGGTGACGGAAACCGTATGAGCGACCGTTTCGCCCTCACTGGCGCCCGCATCTTCGACGGCGCCGACTGGCACGACAATGCCGCCCTCGTGGTGAGCGGCGGCCTGGTCGAGGCCATCCTCCCCGCCGGCGCCATTCCGGCCGGTGTCGATCGCATCGAGACCGACGGCCTGCTGGCGCCGGGCTTCGTCGACCTGCAGGTCAATGGCGGCGGCGGCGTCATGCTCAACGACCATCCCGACGTCACCTCGATCGAGACCATTTGCCGGGCGCACGCCCCGTTCGGCACCACGGCGCTTTTGCCGACGCTGATCACCGATACGCCAGCGATCACGGCGGCTGCCGTCGCGGCCGGCGCCGCGGCGGCGCGGCAGAAGGTGCCGGGCTTCCTCGGCCTGCATCTCGAGGGCCCGCATCTGTCGGTCGCCCGCAAGGGCGCGCATGACCCGGCGCTGATCCGGCCGATGACGGACGTGGACCAGGCGGCGCTGATCGCGGCGCGGAAAGACCTGCCCGTGCTGCTGACCACGATCGCGCCCGAATCGGTCGAGCCGGCGCGCGTCACGGCCCTGGCAATGGCCGGCCTCATCGTCAGCCTCGGCCATTCCGACACCACCTATGTCACGGCGAGCGCTTTCGCGGCCGCCGGCGCAACGGTGGTGACCCATCTCTTCAACGCCATGAGCCAGATCGGCAACCGCGAGCCAGGACTGGCCGGTGCCGCCATCGCCACAGGCGGCCTGTCGGCCGGCATCATTGCCGACGGCATCCATGTCGATCCCGCCACCATGGCGATCGCGCTGCGCGCCAAGAAGGGGCCGGGGAAAATCGTGCTGGTCACCGACGCCATGGCGACGATCGGCACCGACATGACATCGTTCACGCTGAACGGCCGCACCATCTACCGCAAGGACGGCAGCCTCAGACTGGCCGACGGCACGCTGGCCGGGGCCGATCTCGACATGATCTCGGCCGTGCGCTTCATGCACCGCGGCGTCGGGCTTGAGCTTGGCGAGGCACTGCGCATGGCTTCGCTCTATCCGGCCGAGGCGATCGGCCAGGCGCACCGGCTTGGCCGCTTCGCCAACGGCACCGCCGCCGACATCGTGGCACTATCGGAGGATCTGGACGTGAAGAGCGTCTGGATCGGCGGGAAGAAGTTGTTCGGGGCGTAGGCCATCGATCCCACCGTCAATTGGGAAACCAACGTTCGCAATTGGCCGGAACCCTTCGCGCATCGTCATCCTCGGGCTTGACCCGAGGATCCATGCCGTGACCTGTGACGTAAAGTGTAACGGTGCAGAATTCTGTAAACGTTGCAACGCCTTGGCGTCTCGGCATGGATCCTAGGGTCTACGCCGCGTCGCTTCGCACCTTGCTTCGCCCTAGGATGACGAAGCTATTAGCCGGCTCGAACCGCTGCGTAGAGATCCTTGTAGGTCTCGCGCAAAACGTTCTTCTGCACCTTGCCCATGGTGTTGCGGGGCAACTCGTCGACGAAGATCACCTGCTTCGGATGTTTGTATCGGGCGAGCCGGCCCGCAATGGCGTCAAGGACGTCGGCCGCGCCGATGGCCGAGCCCGGCTTGCGCACCACGACCGCGGTGACACCCTCGCCGAAGTCCGGATGAGCGACGCCGATCACCGCGCTTTCGCTAACGCCGGCAAGCGCATCGATCTCGCCTTCGATCTCCTTGGGGTAGATGTTGTAGCCGCCGGAAATGATCAGGTCCTTGCCGCGCCCGACGATATGCACATAGCCGTCCCGGTCGATGAGGCCGAGATCGCCGGTGATGAAGAAGCCGTCGGGACGGAATTCGGCCGTGGTCTTTTCCGGCATCCGCCAGTAGCCGGCAAAGACGTTCGGGCCCTTCACCTCGATTATGCCGACCTTGCCCTGAGCAAGCGACCCGCTGCCGTCTGGATCGGCGATGCGCAGCGAAACACCCGGCAAAGGAAAGCCGACCGTGCCGGCGCGCCGCTCGCCATCATAGGGGTTGGACGTGTTCATATTGGTCTCGGTCATGCCGTAGCGCTCGAGGATGGCGTGGCCGGTGCGCTCGCGCCAGGCGGCATGCGTCTCGGCCAGCAACGGCGCAGACCCGGAAATGAACAGGCGGATGTTCTTGGCCGCCTGGGCGTCCAGGCCCTCCTGCTGCAGAAGCCTGACATAAAAGGTCGGCACGCCCATCAATGCCGTGGCGCGCGGCAGCAGCGCGATGATGCGGGCCGGGTCGAATTTTGCTTCGAACAGCATCGAGGCGCCGGCCATCAGGATGACGTTGGTGGCCACGAAGAGGCCATGCGTGTGGAAGATCGGCAGCGCATGGATTAGGACGTCATCGGACGTGAAGCGCCAGTACTCGACCAGCACATGTGCGTTCGACGCAAGGTTCTCGTGGCTGAGCATGGCGCCCTTCGAGCGGCCGGTCGTGCCCGATGTGTAGAGGATCGCGGCAAGGTCGTCCGGTCCGCGCGCCACGTCGTTGAAATCCGCCTGATATCCGGAAGCGCTTTCCGGCAGCGAACCGTCGCCGTGCTGGCCAAGCGTCGCCAGCGCCGCGCCGGACGCTTGCGCCAGCGGGGCGATATCGGCCGCCCTTGCCGGGTCGCAGACCACCAGCCGTGGTTCGGCATCGCCAAAGAAATAGCGGAGTTCCGGCGGCGTGTAGGCGGTGTTGAGCGGCAGGAAGACGGCGCCGGCGCGCAGGCAAGCGAGGTAGAGCAGCACCGCTTCCGGGCTCTTCTCGACCTGCACGGCGACGCGGTCGCCCGGCGCCACGCCGGATTGCACCAGCGCATGCGCCAGCTGCGCCGATCGCGCCAGCATGTCGCCATAGGTGAGAGATCGCCCATCATCCGTCCGCATAAGCAGCCGCTGCGGCGCCGTGACGCGGGCGCGAAAAGCGTCGAACAGGTGATTGCTCATTGTTGCTCCCGCGAATGGCGCGGCGAATCCTGAATTCGCATCGTTTCGGTCAGAGCGAATATCAGATTTGAGGCTGAACGAGCAGCTATTTGCGCCCGCGGTGCGCCTTGGCGGCACTCACCTTCGGATCATCGTCCCGGCTGAAGCGCGCCATGCACCTGGCCGCCGTCAGCCGGTAATGGTTGAGCAGGGCCTCGACCGCGCCATCGGCGTCGCCATCGAGCGTGCGTTCGGCGATCTGGCGGTGCTCGGCAAGATCGTCGCGCTCGTCTCCCAGGCCGTGCTGCGACATCAGCCGGTAGCGGGAAGCCTGGTCGGAAAGTTGGTCGCAGAAACCGACCAGCCAGTGTGACCGGCAGCCCGCAATCAGCGCGCGATGGAAGGCCCGATGCAGCTTCTCCCAGTCGGGATTGTTCGACGAGGGATCCTCCGGCATGCGGCGCTGGGCGCGCGCCAGGCGGTGCAGGGCCAGCACCAGCTGCTCCTCCCACTCGCCGGTGCGGTGTTCGATCGATTCGCGCAGCGCGCGCTCCTCAAGCCAGCAGCGGGTGCGCGTCAGTTCCTCCAGCTCCTCGGCGCTGACCGGCATGAGGAAGAAGCCGCGCTGGTCGTGGCGGCCAAGCAGACCTTCGGAGGCGAGACGGTTGAGAGCCTCGCGCACGGGCGAAGCGCCGGCACCATATCGCGAAACCACCCATTCGACCCGAAGCTTGCTTTCGGTCTCCAGCACACCGCGCAGGAGATCGTCCCGAAGCTGATGATAGACCGTGCTGGCGAGGGTGCTCTTGGGTCCGGCACCTTCATCGCCCGGATCGGCGGTTCCGTATGTCAATATGGCTCCTGTTGCCTGCCTTGGCCTGTTGTTGGTTCTTGTTGCGAAGCAGTCTCAATCCCATACACGTACTATACCGTGCCACACTTCGCAGCCTCAAGCGGAAGATGATGGTATTCGACTTAAAGAGGATAGAGCGCACTGGCCCGCCGAAGTAACGGTCGGCTAAAGAATCTTGAGTTTCCTGCATCGCTTGGGGCGCTGAACAGCGAAGCTACTCATTTCGGCCATCAGTCAGACTGGGTATCCCGCCGCGATACGGTCAACGGCCAGGATCAGGCGGCGGTTCGGTCCGCCGCGGTCCTGATCGCCTCGATATTGGCCCGATAGGCTTCGACGCTGCCGCCCTTGAAGATGGCGGCGCCCGCCACCAGCACGTCGGCGCCCGCCGCCGTGACCAGCGGCGCCGTCTCCGGCGACACGCCGCCGTCGATCTCGATCTGGATCGGACGGTTGCCGATCAGCGCCTTCACCCGCTTCACCTTGTCGACCATGGCCGGAATGAACGCCTGACCGCCGAAGCCCGGGTTGACGGTCATGATCAGGATCAGGTCGAGCAGGTCGAGTACATATTCGACAGCGCTTTCGGGTGTCGCCGGGTTAAGCGACACGCCGGCCTTCTTGCCGAGGTTCCTGATCGTCTGCAGCGAGCGGTCGAGATGCGGTCCGGCCTCGGCATGCACGGTCATGCCGTCGCAGCCGGCCTCGGCGAAGGCGGCCAGATATGGATCGGCCGGCGCGATCATCAGGTGGCAATCGAAGAAGGCCTTGCTGCGGTTGCGGATCGCCTTTACCACCGGCGGGCCGAAGGTGATGTTGGGGACGAAATGGCCGTCCATGACGTCGAGATGGATCCAGTCGGCGCCGGCTGCCGCGACGGCCTCGACCTCGTCGCCGAGCTTCGAGAAATCCGACGCCAGCACCGATGGCGCGATCAGGGTTTTCTTGGCCATGTCCGCTTCCCGTTCTTCAAGTCCGCTCCGCCCTAGCGCATCGGCCGGAAAATCGGAACCGTTTTTCGAAAGGGACAATGCCTGATTATGTGTTGGAGCGCAGCCAGCGCCCAAAAAGGAGCTACGTCGCTCCCGATCGGGATGACGTTTCGTCATCCCGCAAAGGAGAGAGGCGTCGCCGCCTCTCTCCTGGTTTGCAGCAGGATTCAGTTCACCTGAAGTCGTGACCTGGCCTGTCCCGGCAGGAACGACGGGCCTCTGCCTTGCTTCAACTTCTGCAGCCCAAGCGTCTTCGAAGCCGGCCTGGGCACGCAATGTCCGCGCACCGTCATTTCGGTCGGCCGGCAGCCCGTGGTGATGATTGCGTCCCTCACACATGCCTTGCCGACCAGATGGTAGCCGCGTTTGCAGTCGATGATGATGGAAGGCTTGCGCACGCATTCGCCATTGATGCGCTGTTCGTCACGCCGGCATTTCCCGGCGATCACGGCATTCTTCACGCATTTCAGGCCGACCTGATGATAGCCGGGCAGGCAGTGGATGCTGACGCCGATGCACCTGCCGTCGACCAGCTTCTCGGTGCTCTTGCATGCGGCCACCAGCGGCCTGTCGACACATTTGCCGCGCAGCAAGCTTTGGCTGGGCAGGCATTTGCGGCCGGGATCCACAACGACCGGCGGCAGCCTGGGCTTGCCGAAGTCGGGGCGCGTGCTTGAGACAAGATCGTCGACCTTGGGCTCGACAGTGCGTTTTATGCAGGTGAAATCCTCCGCATCCGCGTCGATGGTGGCAATGGATCCATTCGGCTTGATCTCCTGCAAGGTGCACTGGATCGAGCGGGTCCTGCTTATGCTGAGATCGTGCGCGGCGCTGGCCTTGAACACACCGCCTTCGTTGAAGGCGACCGCGGTCCCGGTGAAGAAGGCGCCGTTCGAGCAACCGATCCGGTAGTGCAACGCGCCGGGAGCATCGCGGCTCGCTTCGAACGCGACCTGACCTTTGCGCGGGCAAAGTTTCCTCGATCCGGCGCTGTCGGAAACGGTCACTTCGCCTTGCCAGTCGGCCTTTGCCGGCGGGTTGTCGGGATCGGCCTGAGGTCCATCGGTGAAGCCGCCGCCGCCCGCGCCAGTGCAATGGACGGTGATGTCTTTCCAGCCGTCGAAGGGCTCGAACGGGCCGTTGCCGACTATTTCGGTCTTGTACTGGAAGTACGCGGTCGCTCCGACATTCTCCCATTTCTCATAAGTGGCGAAATAGCCGTTCTTGCCCGCGTCGAAGGACGCCCAGACCTGCTTGAATTCCGATGTGATCGGCCCATTGTCCTTCTGCCGCCAGATGCGCATCGATACCGGCCCGGCCTTGTTGGCCTGCGCGCGGCTGGTCACCTTGAGCGCCGGGCACACTGTGCCGGGTGTCGAGCCGGGCTGGTTCGAGCGGTAGGTGGTCAGGAACAGTTTGACGTTCTTTGTCTCGAATTCGCCGAAATCGACGGCGATGTCCTGAGCCGCCGGTTTGACGACGGGATCGCAAACGACCTGGACGTCGAACGAACCGTGTTCGGCATAATGCGATTCGTAGATCGGATAGGGCCAGCTGCCGCCGGTCGTCTCGGTGGCAGCATTGTGCATGTCGAGCGCCTTGTCGGTCAGCGCCGAAAAGGTTGCGTGGAAGGTGTGCGTGAACGAATAGGACTTCGTCGGCCCATCGGGCTGGAGGTGCTGGTTGCACTTGGCGATAATCTGATCGCCATAGGGCACCGACGCGATGTCCGCATTCGAAGACAGCGCCATGATCGAGGGATCGAAGGAGAAGTTCGCCTGGTGATCATAGTCGCGGCTGACCGGCGATGCGCTCCAGATCGGCGGAAACGCCCCGCACTGGCTGGGGCCGCATACGCCGAGCGATACACCGACCTGCTGCACGTAGCCTGGCCAGCGTGTGTCGATCTTCATGTGGCCCCAGAACTGGACCGTGCCGCTTTTCAGCCTGTCCCATTTCTGTTTGTCGCTCGAAACGACATGGAGCGTGGTGTTGACGCTCTGCGTGTCGAACGACATCGACTTGATGTTGGCCTGCGCGGCGGAAGCGGAGGTGCTGACTAGTCCGGCTGCGAACAGGGCAACAGTCGCAACCGTATTGCGAAAGGCATGGCTGACTGAAGACATCTCTCTCTCCTGATGTGTTCCTTCAGCGATTGGTCGCCGCTCGCGGCATCAAGGTTCACGCGGGCGATCCCGCCAACGAAAAACCCGCCGGATTGCTCCGGCGGGGTTCTGGTTTTCCTATCGCTAGATCACGGCTTGGAGTTCTGGATGTTCGCACCCGCCGGATCCTGCTGCACCTGCGGCGTACGTCTCGGCACCAGCTGCTGCAGGATGTTCGGATTGAGCAGCAGGTTCGGGTTGACCTCCACGCCCGGCTTGCGGATCGGGACGCAGTTTGGATATTTTCCGGTCGTCCCGGTCGGGCAGCGCCGCAGGATGATGATCGGCTGGCACTGGCCGTTGATCAGCTGCGAACCCGGAGCGCATTCCTGCCGGACCCTACGGCAGGCACCGTCACGGACCTCGGTGCCACGCGGGCAGACACATTCGCCACGCTTGTTGTGGACCTGGCCGCGAATGGTGCACTGCTCCAGTTCAGGCTTCTTCTGCCGGCAGGCGCCGTCGCGGATTTCCGTACCCCTCGGGCAGACACAGTTGCCGTTGGCGTCGTGGATCTGGCCGCGGATCGTGCACTGCTCCGGCTTTGGCCGGATCGGCCGGCAGGCGCCGTTGCGCACCTCGGTCCCCTTCGGGCAGACGCAATCGCCATCGGCGTTGCGGACCTGGCCGGGGATCCGGCACTGCTCCGGTTTCGGCCGGATCGGCCGGCAGGCACCATTGCGCACCTCGGTCCCCTTCGGGCAGACGCAATCGCCGTCCGCGTCGTGGACCTGGCCGCGAATGGTGCACTGCTCGGGCTGCTGCTTGTCCCGCACGCAGGCATTCGCGATCCTGTCGAGATGCGTGCCCTTGGGGCAGTAGCAGCTGTCGCCATCCGCCGACGGCACCGAGCCGGGTATAGTGCAGCCCTGCGTCATCTTCACGCAGGCGCCGTTCTCGAGCTCGGTTCCGCGCGGACAGACACAGCGCCCGTCCTCGGTGCGGATCTGGCCCTTGAGCAGGACGCAAGGCTTTGGCTTTGGCTTCGGCTCGATGATGACGCCGTCGCCCGTGCACTGGCCGTTGCGGTAGGTGGTGCCTTCCGGGCAGACGCAGCGGCCGGCATCGTTCATGACGAAGCCCGCCGAGCACTGCTTCTTCACCTCGTTCCTGATGGTGAAGGGATGGCACGCATAAGCCTTGCCGCGATTGCCCTGGATGTTGGCCTGATCGCCGGAAAGCACGTCGCCGCCGCCCTGCACCCGCGTATCCGGAGACAGGACGCCAACGCAGTTCTGACCGTTGACCGTGCCCTGCAGATTGGCCAGGCGGCCGTCATCGGGGATGACCACGGTGACATTGTGCACGTGGCTTTCCCCGGCGCCGAGCGTCAGGTTGGTTATGCAGGACAAAGGCAGCGTCGTCGGTTCCGGCGAGCAGCCGAAGGGCGGCTCGATCGACGTGATCTCGACGCCTTCCAGCCTGCCCAGTCCTTCCACGCCGATCGCATCGCCGATCCGGACCGGACCGGAGAAGGCGCTCGGCCCATCGTTCGTGATGGTGATTTCGAACGAGCAGGGCTGGCCGGGCCGGCATTCGCTGTCGCCGGTCTTCTCGACGCGGATGGTCGGAGCCCCGCCGCCCTTGGCGCAAGCCTGGCCGAT
Coding sequences:
- the rpe gene encoding ribulose-phosphate 3-epimerase, with protein sequence MAKKTLIAPSVLASDFSKLGDEVEAVAAAGADWIHLDVMDGHFVPNITFGPPVVKAIRNRSKAFFDCHLMIAPADPYLAAFAEAGCDGMTVHAEAGPHLDRSLQTIRNLGKKAGVSLNPATPESAVEYVLDLLDLILIMTVNPGFGGQAFIPAMVDKVKRVKALIGNRPIQIEIDGGVSPETAPLVTAAGADVLVAGAAIFKGGSVEAYRANIEAIRTAADRTAA
- a CDS encoding SIS domain-containing protein — encoded protein: MSATITHMRREIEEIPEATARLLDGSAAVLTEAGRGIRERDPSFVVTVARGSSDHAATFMKYAVELTAGLAVASVGPSIASIYGARLRLAGSACLAISQSGKSPDIVAMAETARAGGALTVAITNTADSPLARASDFAIDILAGPERSVAATKTFVNSAVAGLALMAHCTGDEALLAALAHLPEHFEKAIACDWMALAGPLETPRSLFILGRGPSAAMANEAALKFKETCGMHAEAYSAAEVMHGPLALVGPGFPVLALAARDASEPSVAEAADNLAGKGAAVFVTSGKATKARALPYVATGHPLTDPLALIVSFYGFVEAFARHRGLDPDTPRNLRKVTETV
- a CDS encoding GntR family transcriptional regulator, giving the protein MTYGTADPGDEGAGPKSTLASTVYHQLRDDLLRGVLETESKLRVEWVVSRYGAGASPVREALNRLASEGLLGRHDQRGFFLMPVSAEELEELTRTRCWLEERALRESIEHRTGEWEEQLVLALHRLARAQRRMPEDPSSNNPDWEKLHRAFHRALIAGCRSHWLVGFCDQLSDQASRYRLMSQHGLGDERDDLAEHRQIAERTLDGDADGAVEALLNHYRLTAARCMARFSRDDDPKVSAAKAHRGRK
- the nagA gene encoding N-acetylglucosamine-6-phosphate deacetylase, whose product is MSDRFALTGARIFDGADWHDNAALVVSGGLVEAILPAGAIPAGVDRIETDGLLAPGFVDLQVNGGGGVMLNDHPDVTSIETICRAHAPFGTTALLPTLITDTPAITAAAVAAGAAAARQKVPGFLGLHLEGPHLSVARKGAHDPALIRPMTDVDQAALIAARKDLPVLLTTIAPESVEPARVTALAMAGLIVSLGHSDTTYVTASAFAAAGATVVTHLFNAMSQIGNREPGLAGAAIATGGLSAGIIADGIHVDPATMAIALRAKKGPGKIVLVTDAMATIGTDMTSFTLNGRTIYRKDGSLRLADGTLAGADLDMISAVRFMHRGVGLELGEALRMASLYPAEAIGQAHRLGRFANGTAADIVALSEDLDVKSVWIGGKKLFGA
- a CDS encoding malonyl-CoA synthase — encoded protein: MSNHLFDAFRARVTAPQRLLMRTDDGRSLTYGDMLARSAQLAHALVQSGVAPGDRVAVQVEKSPEAVLLYLACLRAGAVFLPLNTAYTPPELRYFFGDAEPRLVVCDPARAADIAPLAQASGAALATLGQHGDGSLPESASGYQADFNDVARGPDDLAAILYTSGTTGRSKGAMLSHENLASNAHVLVEYWRFTSDDVLIHALPIFHTHGLFVATNVILMAGASMLFEAKFDPARIIALLPRATALMGVPTFYVRLLQQEGLDAQAAKNIRLFISGSAPLLAETHAAWRERTGHAILERYGMTETNMNTSNPYDGERRAGTVGFPLPGVSLRIADPDGSGSLAQGKVGIIEVKGPNVFAGYWRMPEKTTAEFRPDGFFITGDLGLIDRDGYVHIVGRGKDLIISGGYNIYPKEIEGEIDALAGVSESAVIGVAHPDFGEGVTAVVVRKPGSAIGAADVLDAIAGRLARYKHPKQVIFVDELPRNTMGKVQKNVLRETYKDLYAAVRAG
- a CDS encoding EB domain-containing protein; its protein translation is MSSVSHAFRNTVATVALFAAGLVSTSASAAQANIKSMSFDTQSVNTTLHVVSSDKQKWDRLKSGTVQFWGHMKIDTRWPGYVQQVGVSLGVCGPSQCGAFPPIWSASPVSRDYDHQANFSFDPSIMALSSNADIASVPYGDQIIAKCNQHLQPDGPTKSYSFTHTFHATFSALTDKALDMHNAATETTGGSWPYPIYESHYAEHGSFDVQVVCDPVVKPAAQDIAVDFGEFETKNVKLFLTTYRSNQPGSTPGTVCPALKVTSRAQANKAGPVSMRIWRQKDNGPITSEFKQVWASFDAGKNGYFATYEKWENVGATAYFQYKTEIVGNGPFEPFDGWKDITVHCTGAGGGGFTDGPQADPDNPPAKADWQGEVTVSDSAGSRKLCPRKGQVAFEASRDAPGALHYRIGCSNGAFFTGTAVAFNEGGVFKASAAHDLSISRTRSIQCTLQEIKPNGSIATIDADAEDFTCIKRTVEPKVDDLVSSTRPDFGKPRLPPVVVDPGRKCLPSQSLLRGKCVDRPLVAACKSTEKLVDGRCIGVSIHCLPGYHQVGLKCVKNAVIAGKCRRDEQRINGECVRKPSIIIDCKRGYHLVGKACVRDAIITTGCRPTEMTVRGHCVPRPASKTLGLQKLKQGRGPSFLPGQARSRLQVN